The proteins below are encoded in one region of Clostridium estertheticum:
- a CDS encoding Fur family transcriptional regulator: protein MNGISYLKDNNIRVTKARKSILEIILESSDAINANVIYDLLKKEDIKIDLSTVYRTLDLLESKKIVNKFDLGNNMYNYIINNNSHKHIIECDLCHKKMVIDCPIPQIEEQIKAKTGITLTESHVYLKGICKDCKK from the coding sequence ATGAATGGAATTTCATATTTAAAAGATAATAATATTAGGGTTACTAAAGCAAGAAAAAGTATACTTGAAATTATACTCGAAAGCTCAGATGCAATAAACGCAAATGTTATATATGATTTACTTAAAAAAGAAGACATTAAAATAGATTTATCAACGGTTTATAGAACCTTAGATTTGTTAGAGAGTAAAAAAATTGTTAATAAATTTGATTTGGGAAACAATATGTATAACTATATTATAAATAATAATTCACACAAACATATAATTGAGTGTGATTTATGTCATAAGAAAATGGTTATAGATTGCCCTATACCTCAAATAGAAGAGCAAATAAAGGCTAAGACAGGAATAACACTTACAGAAAGTCATGTTTATTTAAAAGGCATTTGTAAGGACTGCAAAAAATAA